Proteins co-encoded in one Nitrospinota bacterium genomic window:
- a CDS encoding ABC transporter permease, whose protein sequence is MKSSQLNYRQLFSLMIAESRGAKRRMLFFIICIAIGVGAVMTVKSFSNLVGETIQGQAKALLSADLAIKGSWEQSQKDLDYQRQILPAETEFLFIRELHGMAQFNNREEQQKTASLITELKTIPLTGPRYPFYGEFKSKPEKPLQELLVNNGAVVDPSFLLKTGLKQGD, encoded by the coding sequence ATGAAATCCTCACAACTGAACTACCGCCAGCTTTTTTCATTAATGATCGCCGAGTCTCGTGGCGCAAAAAGAAGGATGCTGTTTTTTATTATCTGTATTGCCATCGGTGTTGGCGCGGTAATGACGGTAAAAAGTTTTTCAAACCTGGTGGGCGAAACAATACAGGGTCAGGCAAAAGCACTGCTATCCGCAGACCTCGCTATTAAAGGAAGCTGGGAACAAAGCCAGAAAGACCTCGACTATCAAAGACAAATATTACCCGCTGAAACTGAGTTCCTCTTTATCCGGGAATTGCACGGTATGGCGCAATTCAACAATCGTGAGGAGCAACAAAAAACAGCTTCCCTGATTACTGAACTGAAAACCATTCCACTCACCGGTCCGAGATACCCTTTCTACGGTGAATTCAAAAGCAAACCTGAAAAACCTTTACAGGAGCTATTGGTTAATAACGGTGCGGTGGTAGACCCTTCCTTCCTTTTAAAAACAGGATTAAAACAGGGTGAC
- a CDS encoding ABC transporter ATP-binding protein, giving the protein MIEITNLVKTLHGGGHKVEILKSLDLTVPTGQFLAITGQSGSGKTTLLSLIAGLDTPTNGQIVIDGQDMTKLNEDELAILRGKRFGFIFQNFHLIPTLTALENVVLSAELNNTPSATKKANDLLGTVGLGDRLHHYPAQLSGGEQQRLSLARAFINEPDIVLADEPTGNLDTKNSEHIIELILELHRVKQATIILVTHELHVAKRSERILTLADGQIISDQMNP; this is encoded by the coding sequence GTGATTGAAATAACCAATTTAGTAAAAACCCTGCATGGCGGTGGTCATAAAGTTGAAATTTTAAAATCTCTTGACCTGACCGTTCCCACAGGACAGTTTCTCGCGATAACCGGACAGTCTGGAAGCGGCAAAACCACACTGCTCAGCCTGATAGCCGGACTCGACACACCCACCAACGGTCAAATTGTGATTGATGGGCAGGATATGACGAAACTCAACGAGGATGAGCTTGCCATCCTGCGTGGTAAAAGATTTGGTTTCATCTTCCAGAACTTTCACCTTATCCCGACTTTAACGGCACTGGAAAACGTGGTGCTCTCTGCAGAATTGAACAACACACCCAGCGCCACCAAAAAAGCCAACGATCTTCTCGGAACAGTGGGACTGGGTGACCGGCTGCATCACTATCCAGCACAACTTTCCGGTGGTGAGCAACAACGCCTGTCTCTTGCACGAGCTTTTATCAATGAACCCGACATCGTTCTCGCAGATGAACCCACAGGAAATCTCGACACCAAAAACAGCGAGCACATCATAGAACTCATTCTGGAACTGCACCGGGTGAAACAGGCAACCATCATCCTGGTGACTCATGAGTTGCATGTCGCTAAACGTTCCGAACGAATTCTTACTCTTGCTGATGGTCAGATCATTTCCGATCAAATGAATCCATGA